One Corynebacterium aurimucosum genomic window, AAAGGTCTTGTCGGTGACCTTGCCAGAGACCACATCCTTGAGCTTGGTGCGCACGAATGCAGGACCCTTGCCAGGCTTGACGTGCTGGAATTCAACGATCTGCTGCAGCTTGTTGTCGATCTTCAGAACGAGGCCGTTCTTGAAATCAGTGGTATCTGCCATGAAATGACTCTCCCAAATAACTTGTAGTCGAAACTATGAAAACAGTGTCTAAGCATACCGTACGCGGCTGCTGCACGGTACGAAGGGGTGCTGGCTACAGCACCTGAAGTTCCTTCGGATAGGCCGTGATGATCTTTGGTGCCCCTGAGGTAATAAACAGGCTGTCCTCGATCCGCACGCCGCCCTTACCAGGAACGTAGATGCCCGGCTCAATGGTCAGCGTCATCCCTTCGGCGAGCTCGCCCTTGCCGGTTTTCGCTGCGGAGGGCCCTTCGTGCACGTCGAGGCCGATTCCGTGGCCAGTCGAGTGAACGAAGTACTCGCCATAGCCGGCCTCAGTGATGATGTCACGGCAGGCCGCGTCGACGTCGACAAGCTTGGCACCTGGCACCGCTGCCTTCACACCTGCCTCCTGGGCGCGCAGGACAATGTCGTAGATTTCACGGGCAAACTCAGTGACCTCACCGATAGCGAAGGTGCGTGTGCAGTCGGAGTTAAAGCCGCGCAGGTGGGCACCGAAGTCGATCGTAACCAAATCCCCCTTGCGCAACTCGCGGTCATCCGCGCCGTGGTGGGGCTTAGCGGAGTTTTCACCGGAAGCCACAATGGTGTCAAAGCTCACGCGCTCCGAGCCGAGCATGCGCATGCGGTATTCCAAATCGGCAGCGACTTGGCGTTCCGTGCGCCCAGCGGCGACCTCCCCAGCCTCTACGAGATCGGTGAGCGCCTGGTTGGCCAAGGCCGCTATCTCTTCGAGCTTCTGCAGCTCAACGTGATCCTTGACCAGGCGAATCTTCTCAATCACGCCGGTGACCGGTACCAGAGTCACGCCCTCCGGCTTTGCTTTCTCCAGACGCTGCAGTTGTGCGACAGTGACGTAGTCGGCTTCATAGCCCACCCGCAGATCTTGAGAAACCTGCCCCAGCAAGTGCGGGCCTACATCGCGACCAAGGCTGGCTTCGATGTCCGGAACCTCTTCCGCGATCTGCGTGGTGTAGCGACCGTCCGTTGCCATGAGCGCGGAGAGGTCCTTGCGCAACAGCAGTCCACCATTCGATCCCGAAAAGCCGGTCAAGTAACGCACGTGCGTCAGGTGGGTAACGATAATGGCGTCAATGCGCTGACCAGTCAGCTCAGTCATGAGCTTGCGGCGGCGGTTGCCATAACGAGTATCGGCTAATGCCATGAGAGAACCACTCCAATCAATTCAAGCGATACTCCATGATAGCTAATCTGCCAGGAAGTACCCCAGTGCCGCGACATATCCATAAGAGCCGAGGCCCGCGATAACACCGCGAGCGATGGGGCTCAGGTAAGAGTGCTGCCGA contains:
- a CDS encoding M24 family metallopeptidase codes for the protein MALADTRYGNRRRKLMTELTGQRIDAIIVTHLTHVRYLTGFSGSNGGLLLRKDLSALMATDGRYTTQIAEEVPDIEASLGRDVGPHLLGQVSQDLRVGYEADYVTVAQLQRLEKAKPEGVTLVPVTGVIEKIRLVKDHVELQKLEEIAALANQALTDLVEAGEVAAGRTERQVAADLEYRMRMLGSERVSFDTIVASGENSAKPHHGADDRELRKGDLVTIDFGAHLRGFNSDCTRTFAIGEVTEFAREIYDIVLRAQEAGVKAAVPGAKLVDVDAACRDIITEAGYGEYFVHSTGHGIGLDVHEGPSAAKTGKGELAEGMTLTIEPGIYVPGKGGVRIEDSLFITSGAPKIITAYPKELQVL